One segment of Calditrichota bacterium DNA contains the following:
- a CDS encoding 2,3-bisphosphoglycerate-independent phosphoglycerate mutase has translation MSKNRLMLIIMDGVGVREASEFNAVKNANTPNLDSYFENYPWTTLACHGRAVGLPEGIMGNSEVGHLNIGAGRVVKQDLVRITDALEDGSFEKIPEFIDLVNYVKQNNKALHLTGLLSDAGVHSDYRHLMKIIQILKKNGVEKIYLHAIMDGRDTPPNSGKGYLQNILDFMKKENAGKLASVIGRYYIMDRDNRWDRVERAYNMLLLGEGVRTSDPVATMQEMYDKNITDEFMEPLVVEDNGEIHTVEDGDGFLTFNFRADRMREIAIALNFDDFSEFERKKRVRLKYTTLTRYREDFPFPVLFKEVQLSNIFGEVISKQGLTQLRIAETEKYAHVTYFFNGGEEKKFPGEDRIMVPSPKVATYDLQPEMSAPKVTEKLLQAINEEKYDVIILNFANGDMVGHTGVYEAAIKALETVDAMLGKIVPLFTSKGGQILITADHGNSEEMWDFENNQPHTQHTLNPVPFILLSGKWKNAKLRSGGRLCDIAPTMLGLLHIQQPKEMTGKSLIEEQ, from the coding sequence ATGAGTAAGAATCGATTGATGTTGATTATCATGGATGGTGTTGGAGTCAGAGAAGCGAGTGAATTTAATGCAGTGAAAAATGCGAACACGCCCAATCTGGACAGTTATTTTGAAAATTATCCCTGGACTACTCTGGCATGCCACGGCAGAGCAGTGGGTTTGCCGGAGGGCATCATGGGCAATTCGGAAGTGGGACATTTGAACATTGGCGCAGGTCGTGTGGTGAAACAGGATCTGGTTCGCATCACCGACGCGCTGGAAGACGGAAGTTTTGAGAAAATTCCCGAGTTCATCGATCTGGTCAATTACGTGAAACAAAATAACAAAGCCCTTCACCTCACCGGTTTGCTTTCCGATGCCGGTGTCCATTCGGATTATCGCCATTTGATGAAAATTATTCAAATTTTGAAAAAGAACGGCGTGGAAAAAATTTACCTGCACGCCATCATGGACGGCAGAGATACGCCGCCAAACAGCGGAAAAGGGTATTTGCAAAATATTTTAGATTTTATGAAAAAAGAAAATGCCGGAAAATTGGCTTCTGTGATCGGCAGATATTACATTATGGATCGCGATAATCGCTGGGACAGAGTGGAGCGCGCTTACAACATGCTGCTTTTGGGCGAAGGCGTTCGAACGTCGGATCCGGTGGCGACAATGCAAGAGATGTATGATAAAAACATCACTGACGAGTTCATGGAGCCGCTCGTTGTGGAGGACAACGGTGAAATTCATACGGTCGAGGATGGCGACGGATTTTTAACTTTCAATTTTCGCGCCGACCGGATGCGCGAAATTGCCATCGCGCTTAATTTTGACGATTTTTCCGAATTTGAACGGAAGAAGAGGGTGCGCTTGAAATATACCACGCTGACTCGTTATCGGGAAGATTTTCCTTTTCCTGTGCTGTTCAAGGAAGTTCAGTTGAGCAATATCTTCGGCGAGGTGATCAGCAAGCAAGGTTTGACGCAGCTCCGCATTGCTGAAACGGAAAAATATGCCCACGTCACCTATTTTTTCAACGGCGGCGAAGAGAAAAAATTCCCGGGCGAAGACCGCATCATGGTCCCGTCTCCGAAAGTGGCGACTTATGATTTGCAGCCGGAAATGAGCGCGCCAAAGGTGACGGAAAAATTGCTTCAGGCAATTAACGAAGAAAAATACGATGTGATCATTCTCAATTTTGCCAACGGCGACATGGTGGGACACACCGGCGTTTACGAGGCGGCCATTAAAGCGCTGGAAACCGTAGATGCCATGCTGGGAAAAATTGTGCCGCTTTTTACTTCAAAAGGCGGACAGATTCTCATCACTGCGGATCACGGCAATTCCGAAGAAATGTGGGATTTTGAAAATAATCAACCGCACACGCAACACACGCTGAATCCGGTGCCATTTATTCTGCTTTCCGGTAAATGGAAAAATGCCAAACTGCGCAGCGGCGGCAGACTGTGCGATATCGCGCCGACGATGTTGGGCTTGTTGCACATTCAGCAGCCAAAAGAGATGACCGGGAAGTCTTTGATTGAAGAACAATAA